Proteins encoded within one genomic window of Natator depressus isolate rNatDep1 chromosome 1, rNatDep2.hap1, whole genome shotgun sequence:
- the LOC141983944 gene encoding uncharacterized protein LOC141983944 encodes MDFKSPLTLQCVLMIIIMIDEPTQIPAVNVSSQIDGGRELLCESANRSRVCFRWMLNGQLVGLIEIEDDGKKIILEKGLPGKLVCQIHHENNIGESSLIELECKEGDLLKQPLFLYTLAACGGGAIVLAVIASLITFCCLKSKQQFIPVPSEEEKEEGMTMSVISNEETKSPPNGDHHELLSAPDDSPPNPESTETCQGLEAEPKMEAESEVTPDPELVVDINNEECVCDSFPDPIDP; translated from the exons AGCCAACCCAAATCCCAGCTGTTAATGTCTCCAGCCAGATTGATGGGGGAAGAGAATTACTTTGTGAGAGCGCTAACCGTTCCCGTGTCTGCTTTCGTTGGATGCTGAATGGACAGCTTGTGGGTCTGATTGAGATTGAGGATGATGGCAAGAAGATTATTTTGGAGAAAGGGCTGCCTGGAAAGCTTGTCTGTCAAATTCACCATGAAAACAACATCGGTGAGAGTTCCCTCATAGAACTGGAGTGTAAGGAAG GAGACCTGCTGAAGCAACCTTTGTTCCTTTACACCCTGGCAGCATGTGGAGGGGGTGCAATTGTCCTGGCTGTTATAGCGTCACTGATAACATTCTGCTGCCTGAAAAGCAAACAGCAGTTCATTCCGGTGCCTTCAG aggaggaaaaggaagagggaATGACGATGTCGGTCATCTCCAATGAAGAAACAAAGAGCCCTCCAAATGGAGACCACCATGAGCTGCTATCTGCCCCAGATGACAGCCCTCCAAACCCTG AAAGCACAGAGACCTGTCAAGGCCTTGAGGCAGAGCCCAAGATGGAGGCAGAGTCTGAGGTGACACCGGATCCAGAGCTGGTTGTTGACATCAACAACGAGGAGTGTGTGTGCGACTCTTTCCCTGATCCTATTGATCCCTGA